In Xylanibacter ruminicola 23, a single genomic region encodes these proteins:
- a CDS encoding type II toxin-antitoxin system VapC family toxin, translating to MKVFIDTNIILEYFMHREKYEVAEKLLKELHNRGAQMFMSVGAFYTIHFIILKYLHKEQGLVGEVCLQSLRIIMNKILQMFDIAEHDKNSLLQGVSDKRYKDLEDSCQYQVAQKVGCEALVSFNISDYKESTDGQVKIYTPQQFIEQELVER from the coding sequence ATGAAAGTCTTTATTGATACCAATATCATTCTAGAATACTTCATGCATCGTGAGAAGTATGAGGTGGCGGAGAAACTATTAAAAGAACTCCATAACAGAGGCGCTCAGATGTTCATGTCTGTAGGAGCTTTCTATACCATACATTTCATTATTCTGAAATACTTACATAAAGAACAAGGGCTCGTTGGCGAGGTGTGTTTGCAGAGTCTTCGGATTATCATGAATAAGATACTTCAGATGTTTGATATTGCAGAGCATGATAAGAATAGCCTTTTACAAGGTGTTTCTGATAAAAGGTATAAAGACTTGGAAGACAGTTGTCAGTATCAAGTAGCTCAGAAGGTTGGATGTGAGGCTTTGGTCTCATTTAATATTTCAGACTATAAGGAGTCGACAGATGGACAAGTGAAAATCTACACACCCCAACAGTTCATAGAGCAGGAATTGGTAGAACGTTAA